The nucleotide window AAACACATCAACTTAATTTAATTATGGATGAGCGAAAAACAGATGTTGAAGCCATTCAAAAAAACATACTAGCTGTTGGTCATGATATCTTATTAGAAGAAGGTAAAAAGTTAGTAGCAAAAACTGAAGCTTATAATTCTGTTCATCCTTGTTGTAAATATAGAGATCATGAAATTGTAGAAGATCATAAAGGAGAATTAAAAAAGCAAAAAAA belongs to Polaribacter dokdonensis and includes:
- a CDS encoding heavy-metal-associated domain-containing protein, with the protein product MKKLILTLSIILIGFSVQSQEIKKNKNAKEVIKVDGICGMCKKRIETAALKTKGVKFAIWSPETHQLNLIMDERKTDVEAIQKNILAVGHDILLEEGKKLVAKTEAYNSVHPCCKYRDHEIVEDHKGELKKQKKN